DNA from Methanomicrobia archaeon:
AGAACCTTATTGCTCTGCTTGAAGGAAAAACCGATTTTGAAATTGAGGCTATCAATCAGACGCTGACTGGCGAGATGCTTGACCTTATCGTCCAGTGGTCTGTGCTTCCCGGCTATGAAGATTCGTGGTCTCGGGTGTTGGTTTCCTCTGTAGACATCACTGACCGGAAGCGGGCAGAAGCGGCACTGCGCGAGAGCGAAGCCCAACTGTCCAACGCCATGGAAATCGCTCAACTGGGGTATTGGGAGTATGACGTAGCTAAAGACCTGTTTACTTTCAACGATCACTTCTACGCCATTTTTCGCACCTCGGCTGAGCAAGTCGGCGGCTATACGATGTCATCTGCTCGTTACGCTCAACTTTTCGTGCATCCCGACGATAGAGAGGTAGTCGGTATCGAGATTCGGAAAGCCATTGAAACCACAGATCCCCATTTCAGTCGCCAACTGGAACACCGCATTATCTATGCCGACGGCGAGATCGGCTACATCACCGTCCGCTTCTTTATCCTCAAAGATAATCAGGGTCGTACGGTCAAGACTTACGGCGCGAATCAAGACATCACCGAGCGCAAACGGATGGAAGACGAACTCCGGCGATCGGAAACCCTGTACCGGACCTTCTTCGAAGCTACTGGTGTCCCTACCGTGATTCTTGACGAGGACGGGACCTTTTATCAGGTAAACGCAGAAGGCGCGAAAATCTCGGGATTCACCAAAGAGGAGCTGGAAGGCAAGAAGAGCTGGACCGAGTTCATCGCGAAAAAAGAAGATCTTGAGATGATGCGAGAAATCCACCGATTACGAAGAACCGATCCCGATCAAGCTCCCATGAACTATGAATTCCTGTTCAAAGACCGCTACGGAAATCTTCGGAACATCTACGTGACCGCTACACTCATCCCCGGAACAAAACGGAGTGTGGTATCCTTTGCGGACCTTACCGAACGGAAGCGTGCAGAGGATGCGCTCAAGGAGAGCGAAAAAAAGTACAGAACTTTTGTAGACACTGCAAGCGATTTAATGCTCATTGCGGACAAAGATGGAAAGATTACTGATGTAAATCAATCAATGGCCAGAACGTTAAGATATTCCGGAGAAGAACTGCTTGGAATGCCTATTACTCAGCTTTTAAGTAAGGAATCGTTGGAAAAAGATTTCAAACCAAACTGGGAGGAATTCATCACAGAAGGAAAAATCAGTCTTGGAACTACTTTTGCAACAAAGGATGGGGAAGAGATTTACGGTGAAATAAAGGTTGTTGCTGTTTATGATAGTGACGGCGAGTATGCAGGAAGTAGAGCGGTATTTCGCGACCTCACCGAGCGCAAGCAAGCAGAGGAGGAGCGAGATCGTATTCTTAAAGAGCTTGAAGCAAAGAACCGCGAACTCGAACGATTCACCTACACCGTCTCTCACGATTTACGGTCGCCACTCGTTACCATACAGGGATTCACCGGTATGCTCCAAAACGATTTAGAACGGGATAACAAAGAGAAAGCGAAGACCGATTTGCAGTACATAGCAAACGCAACGACAAAGATGGACCGCCTTTTACGTGATACACTGCAGCTCTCTCGTATCGGGCGCATAGCAAATCCACCCGAGGATGTGCCGTTTGGAGCAATTGTTCAAGACGCACTGGAGCAGACTACAGAGCAGATAAAGTCGAGTGGCGTTGAGGTATCCGTGGCCGAGGACTTGCCTACGGTTCACGTGGATCGGATGCGGATAGCAGAGGTGCTGGTGAACCTTATTGGGAATAGCGTGCGGTACCGGGGCGAACAACCGCATCCGAAAATTGAGATCGGGTATCGCACAGAGGATAAAGAAACCGTGTTCTTCGTGAAGGATAATGGCATCGGTATAGATAAAACAGAGCACGAGAAGGTCTTCGAGCTGTTCTATCGTGTGGACGCACATGGTGAAGGATCGGGTGCCGGGCTCGCGATCGTGAAGCGGATCATCGAGGTGCACGGCGGTCGAATCTGGATGGAATCGGAGATAGGCAAAGGCACTACGGTCTGTTTTACGCTGCTCGTGGTGTGAAGCGAGAAAAAGAGCACGGCGAACAAGAGAAGGAAGTTGTACGTCCCATAAAAGAGGACGAATGTGCTTTTAAATAAGAACGAGTACTAAAAGAAAAGAGGATACCGCAGGAACGATGACGCGAACGAAAGATATACTCGCCGGCTGGCTTGAGCTTTCTGGATTCCCAAAGTTCACAACTTCCATGATTCCCTTTCTCCTGGGCGCGGTCGTCGCCTGGGTCGAAGACCCCGGTACCTTTGACGGCCCGGTACTCGCAATCTCGTTGCTTGCCGTATTCCTGATTTCCGAGTTCTGCTTTGTGCTCAATGCGAGCAGCATCTACGCCGATCTAAAGCGAAAAGGATTCGATCCCGATCATATCGCGGGCGCAAGCAGGCTTCATAATACCGCGGCCAGCGGCCGATTCAACGCATTCGCGAAGGGGCTGATAACGGCGAAGCAGGCGGATATCGGCGCGTATCTCTGTGTCGTGGCTGCGATACCGCTCGGCGTGCTCTTGCAGTTCCGTTTCCATACCGGGATTCTGACGCTGCCCATCGGTCTCATCGGTATCTTCATTGCGTACGCTTATTCACGCGGCCCGCGGCTCTCGTACCACGGCCTGGGCGAAGTAGCGATAACGACCGGTGTAGGCTGGATAACGGTCTTCAGCGGCTACTATCTGCAAGCAGGCCACGTGAGCTGGCTCCCGACGATCGTCGCCCTGCCCTGGGTGATCGACGTCTTCAAGCTGAAAATAACGCGCGAAATACCGGATTTCGAGTGCGACGGGTTAATAAACCGCAGGAACCTGGTTGTTCGCTGGGGCAAGCACGTGGCGGCCAGCCTGTATCTACCGCTGACACTGTGCTCCTGGCTCACATTTATCCCCCTGCTCTTCCTCGATATCGGCATCCCCTACCCGCTTTTTCTGCTGCTCGTGCTACCGATGTACTTCACGGCAAAGAGCTTTCGGCTCATACCAGCATTTAAAAGCAGTTTGAACAAAGGGAGCAGCAAAGAGGCAATCAAGAAACAAGTCAAAGCGATAACGAAGAATGCCTTCACGGGCATGATTCTGATTCCTGTTGCACTCATCGTGATTCTTGGGGTTGCGGCGGTGCTGTGAGCGTAAAAGAAGTCTTAAAGGACGATTCACCACGGTATCTAGATAAGCCTGACCCTGCGACCTTCTTTTCTTGTAAATCACGAGAAAAATGGAAACATACTTAACGCACGTGTGCATTAGTTCAGGATAAGGTGGTATGAGTTGTGGTGATAGATCAGGCAGAAATTCACCGGAAAAGCGAGAGTGGAAAAGTCGAGGAACGCAGAGAGGCACTCAAGCACCTTAAAAGCGATTTTGCTGATTTGCCTGACAAAGCTGCGGCATGGCTCGACCTCCACCGGCTCACCGGCGACGAAAACGGAGATGTGCGTTGGAGAGCAGCGGATGCACTAGGCGCGGCCTTTAC
Protein-coding regions in this window:
- a CDS encoding prenyltransferase, coding for MTRTKDILAGWLELSGFPKFTTSMIPFLLGAVVAWVEDPGTFDGPVLAISLLAVFLISEFCFVLNASSIYADLKRKGFDPDHIAGASRLHNTAASGRFNAFAKGLITAKQADIGAYLCVVAAIPLGVLLQFRFHTGILTLPIGLIGIFIAYAYSRGPRLSYHGLGEVAITTGVGWITVFSGYYLQAGHVSWLPTIVALPWVIDVFKLKITREIPDFECDGLINRRNLVVRWGKHVAASLYLPLTLCSWLTFIPLLFLDIGIPYPLFLLLVLPMYFTAKSFRLIPAFKSSLNKGSSKEAIKKQVKAITKNAFTGMILIPVALIVILGVAAVL
- a CDS encoding PAS domain S-box protein, producing the protein MEKKKETARGGVKLEAKLLVLLGMVVASVLTALYAGFVEQVTIVYTHFFYIPILLAGMWYRRKEAVAVALFLGIVHILITYFSPAPLTANEFGRAAIFVLVAYVIGYVSEQRAEREDAVREREERYSTFLDSTSELSFLKDDQFRFILVNKALSEYFGKKAEEIIGKTDFDFMPEPAAEQCRNTDKKAIAAGTVVVTEEQAGDRILETLKFPVRLGDNKIGVGAYIRDITEQKRMEDALRESEEKVRLVTDQITDVVWSMDLKENFTFVTPSIERITGYTVDEIRSLTFNQLLTPESYKTAMELINQRMKVENHKPVTMELEQICKDGSRVWCEITAIFVVDQNNRPTGIVGVTRDINERKQAEEAMRESEKRYRSLFEDSPIALWLEDFSAIKNFFDSLRASGVSDFRAYSEHHPEVVATCATQMKVLDVNVATLTLYNARSKEELLGGLTSIFVPESFDAFRENLIALLEGKTDFEIEAINQTLTGEMLDLIVQWSVLPGYEDSWSRVLVSSVDITDRKRAEAALRESEAQLSNAMEIAQLGYWEYDVAKDLFTFNDHFYAIFRTSAEQVGGYTMSSARYAQLFVHPDDREVVGIEIRKAIETTDPHFSRQLEHRIIYADGEIGYITVRFFILKDNQGRTVKTYGANQDITERKRMEDELRRSETLYRTFFEATGVPTVILDEDGTFYQVNAEGAKISGFTKEELEGKKSWTEFIAKKEDLEMMREIHRLRRTDPDQAPMNYEFLFKDRYGNLRNIYVTATLIPGTKRSVVSFADLTERKRAEDALKESEKKYRTFVDTASDLMLIADKDGKITDVNQSMARTLRYSGEELLGMPITQLLSKESLEKDFKPNWEEFITEGKISLGTTFATKDGEEIYGEIKVVAVYDSDGEYAGSRAVFRDLTERKQAEEERDRILKELEAKNRELERFTYTVSHDLRSPLVTIQGFTGMLQNDLERDNKEKAKTDLQYIANATTKMDRLLRDTLQLSRIGRIANPPEDVPFGAIVQDALEQTTEQIKSSGVEVSVAEDLPTVHVDRMRIAEVLVNLIGNSVRYRGEQPHPKIEIGYRTEDKETVFFVKDNGIGIDKTEHEKVFELFYRVDAHGEGSGAGLAIVKRIIEVHGGRIWMESEIGKGTTVCFTLLVV